Sequence from the Pleomorphomonas sp. T1.2MG-36 genome:
TCCGTCGTCCTGATGGCGGACCGACCTTGGCAATCGTTCAGTTCTGAATGATGGTCTACGAAATCGGGCAATATGAATCGTTTTTTCTGGCGTCTATATGCTTCTCCGGCAATCACCGGAGGCGACCATGCAAGACATATTGACCTTCATCATGACCCGCGAAGGTTTCCGCCGGCCCAGGCAGACGCACACCGCAGAAGCCGACCGGGAGTTCTACGATACGGCGGCACCGCTCGCCGCCAAGATACATGCCGCACGCCAGCAGCTCGCTCGCTGGAGGCACTGCCTGCCTCGGCGCGAAGCGGTTGACGGTTGATCGGAGATCGAGTCCGCCCGGCGCGGCCGTTGGACCGATCGAAGGGCGGAACGAAGGCCGGCGGGATCAAGCCGCCGGCCTTTTCACTCACACTATGTTCTTTTCCCTGACCTGCCGCCCGTCGCGGATGCGAACCGGTGAAAGCTCCGAGAGATCGAGACTGCGGTAGGCGCCGTGGACGACCAGTTCGCTGAGCCCCCGGCCGACGGCTGGTGCCTGTTGCAATCCGTGGCCGGAAAAGCCGTTGGCCAGCAGCAGGTTCGGCACCTCCGGCATGGCGCCGAGCAGCACGTTGTCGTCGTAGGCGCACATGTCGTAATAGCCGGCCCAGGCGGCGCCCGGCTTGATGCGCTCGAAGGCGGGAACCCGCGTAGCGATCGTCGGCCAGATGTGATCCTCGAACAGGTTCCAATCGACGTCGAAGTCTTCGTCCACCTCCGGATCGTCCTCGCCGGCTGGCGCCCAGCCGCAGATGAAGCCGTCGCTGTCGCCGCGTACGTAGGTACCGTTGGGATCGATCAAGAGCGGACAGCGTTCGATCCGGTCTTCCGCCTTGAAGGTGAAGATCATCCGCTTCTTCACTTCGATGGGGATGTCGATGCCGGCCGTGGCCGCGAGCTTGCGACCGTCGGCGCCGGAGGCATTGATCACCGTATCGGCGGAAATCACCTCGCCGTCCTCAAGACGAACACCGGTGGCCCTGCCGCTGTCGACCTCGATGGCGGTGGCGCGTGCCGGACGGTAGTCCACGCCAAGCGAGCGCGCCTTGCGGCGAAAGGCCTGCATCATGCCGTAGCCGTCGAACCATCCCTCGCCGCTCCGGCCATAGCAACCGGCAGAGAGATCGTCGATACTGAGCCAGGGGAAGGTGGCGACCAGACGGTCCGGCTCCAGAAAGGCAATGTCGGCACCGAGCTCGACTTGCAGCCGGTGATTTTCGGCGAGCGTGTCCCGCCCGGCGTCGGTGGCGAGAAAAAGATAGCCATCCTCGTGAAAGCCGATATCGGGCCTGTCGCCATCGACCTCCAGCAGATCGCCTATATTACGAATGAATTCAATACCGTACAGGGAAATCTTGATGTTCACCGCCGTCGAAAACTGCTGACGGATCGAGGCGGCCGACAAGGCGGACGCGCATTTGCGGTAGGACGGGTCCTTTTCGAGCACCAGAACCTTGCCGGAGAAATCGGGGTTGGTGGCAATATGATAGGCAGCCGACGACCCGGTCACGGCGCCGCCGACGATCACGACATCATAGTGAGGCATTTGAGAACCTGAGATTGCCTTCGGGTGC
This genomic interval carries:
- a CDS encoding NAD(P)/FAD-dependent oxidoreductase, whose protein sequence is MPHYDVVIVGGAVTGSSAAYHIATNPDFSGKVLVLEKDPSYRKCASALSAASIRQQFSTAVNIKISLYGIEFIRNIGDLLEVDGDRPDIGFHEDGYLFLATDAGRDTLAENHRLQVELGADIAFLEPDRLVATFPWLSIDDLSAGCYGRSGEGWFDGYGMMQAFRRKARSLGVDYRPARATAIEVDSGRATGVRLEDGEVISADTVINASGADGRKLAATAGIDIPIEVKKRMIFTFKAEDRIERCPLLIDPNGTYVRGDSDGFICGWAPAGEDDPEVDEDFDVDWNLFEDHIWPTIATRVPAFERIKPGAAWAGYYDMCAYDDNVLLGAMPEVPNLLLANGFSGHGLQQAPAVGRGLSELVVHGAYRSLDLSELSPVRIRDGRQVREKNIV